The Macaca thibetana thibetana isolate TM-01 chromosome 19, ASM2454274v1, whole genome shotgun sequence genome has a segment encoding these proteins:
- the ADAMTSL5 gene encoding ADAMTS-like protein 5 isoform X1, whose translation MGKLRPGRVEWLASGHTERPRLFQNLLLLLWALLNCGLGVSAQGPGEWTPWVSWTRCSSSCGRGISVRSRRCLRLPGEDPCWGDSHEYRLCQLPDCPPGAVPFRDLQCALYNGRPVLGTQKTYQWVPFHGAPNQCDLNCLAEGHAFYHSFGRVLDGTACSPGAQGVCVAGRCLSPGCDGLLGSGALEDRCGRCGGANDSCLFVQRVFRDAGAFAGYWNVTLIPEGARHIRVAHRSRNHLALMGGDGRYVLNGDWAVSPPGTYEAAGTHVVYTRDTGPQETLQAAGPTSHNLLLQVLLQEPNPGIEFEFWLPQERYSPFQARVQALGWPLRQPQPWEVEPQLPAAPAVIPARTPTLAPDPCPPCPDTRGRAHRLLHYCGSDFVFQARVLGRHRQAQETRYEVRIQLVYKNRSPLRAREYVWAPGHCPCPMLAPHRDYLLAVQRLVSHNGTQDRLLLPHAGYARPWSPAEDSRVRLTARRCPI comes from the exons atgggaaaactgaggcctgggagAGTGGAGTGGCTGGCCTCAGGCCACACGGAAAG GCCCCGCCTCTTCCAGAACCTCCTGCTCCTCCTGTGGGCCCTGCTGAACTGCGGTTTGGGGGTCAGTGCTCAG GGTCCGGGTGAGTGGACCCCATGGGTGTCCTGGACCCGCTGCTCCAGCTCCTGCGGGCGTGGCATCTCCGTGCGCAGCCGGCGCTGCCTCCG GCTTCCTGGGGAAGACCCGTGCTGGGGAGACTCCCATGAGTACCGCCTCTGCCAGTTGCCA GACTGCCCCCCAGGAGCTGTGCCCTTCCGAGACCTACAGTGTGCCCTGTACAATGGCCGCCCTGTCCTGGGTACCCAGAAGACCTACCAGTGGGTGCCCTTCCATGGGG CGCCCAACCAGTGTGACCTCAACTGCCTGGCTGAGGGGCACGCCTTCTACCACAGCTTCGGCCGCGTCCTGGATGGCACTGCCTGCAGCCCGGGTGCCCAGGGGGTCTGCGTGGCTGGACGCTGCCTT AGCCCCGGCTGTGATGGGTTGCTGGGCTCGGGTGCCCTGGAGGACCGCTGCGGCCGCTGTGGAGGCGCCAACGACTCGTGCCTTTTCGTGCAGCGCGTGTTTCGTGACGCCG GTGCCTTCGCTGGGTACTGGAACGTGACCCTGATCCCCGAGGGCGCCAGACACATCCGCGTGGCGCACCGGAGTCGCAACCACCTGG CGCTGATGGGGGGCGATGGGCGCTACGTGCTTAACGGGGACTGGGCAGTCAGCCCGCCAGGGACCTATGAGGCGGCTGGCACCCATGTGGTCTACACCCGCGACACAGGGCCCCAGGAGACATTGCAAGCAGCCGGGCCCACCTCCCACAACCTGCTCCTACAG GTCCTCCTGCAGGAGCCCAACCCCGGCATCGAGTTTGAGTTCTGGCTCCCTCAGGAGCGCTACAGCCCCTTCCAGGCTCGGGTGCAGGCCCTGGGCTGGCCCCTGCGGCAGCCGcagccctgggaggtggagcctcaGCTCCCCGCAGCCCCTGCTGTCATCCCTGCACGGACCCCAACCCTGGCCCCAG ACCCCTGCCCACCCTGCCCTGACACCCGAGGCCGCGCCCACCGACTGCTCCACTATTGCGGCAGTGACTTTG TGTTCCAGGCCCGAGTGCTGGGCCGCCACCGCCAGGCCCAGGAGACCCGCTACGAGGTACGCATACAGCTGGTCTACAAGAACCGCTCGCCACTGCGGGCCCGCGAGTACGTGTGGGCACCAGGCCACTGCCCCTGCCCGATGCTGGCACCCCACCGGGACTACCTGCTGGCTGTCCAGCGCCTCGTGAGCCACAACGGCACACAGGACCGGCTGCTGCTGCCCCATGCCGGCTACGCCCGGCCCTGGAGCCCCGCGGAGGACAGCCGCGTACGCCTGACTGCCCGACGCTGTCCTATCTGA
- the ADAMTSL5 gene encoding ADAMTS-like protein 5 isoform X2, translated as MDPAPLFPRPRLFQNLLLLLWALLNCGLGVSAQGPGEWTPWVSWTRCSSSCGRGISVRSRRCLRLPGEDPCWGDSHEYRLCQLPDCPPGAVPFRDLQCALYNGRPVLGTQKTYQWVPFHGAPNQCDLNCLAEGHAFYHSFGRVLDGTACSPGAQGVCVAGRCLSPGCDGLLGSGALEDRCGRCGGANDSCLFVQRVFRDAGAFAGYWNVTLIPEGARHIRVAHRSRNHLALMGGDGRYVLNGDWAVSPPGTYEAAGTHVVYTRDTGPQETLQAAGPTSHNLLLQVLLQEPNPGIEFEFWLPQERYSPFQARVQALGWPLRQPQPWEVEPQLPAAPAVIPARTPTLAPDPCPPCPDTRGRAHRLLHYCGSDFVFQARVLGRHRQAQETRYEVRIQLVYKNRSPLRAREYVWAPGHCPCPMLAPHRDYLLAVQRLVSHNGTQDRLLLPHAGYARPWSPAEDSRVRLTARRCPI; from the exons ATGGATCCAGCCCCTCTGTTCCCCAGGCCCCGCCTCTTCCAGAACCTCCTGCTCCTCCTGTGGGCCCTGCTGAACTGCGGTTTGGGGGTCAGTGCTCAG GGTCCGGGTGAGTGGACCCCATGGGTGTCCTGGACCCGCTGCTCCAGCTCCTGCGGGCGTGGCATCTCCGTGCGCAGCCGGCGCTGCCTCCG GCTTCCTGGGGAAGACCCGTGCTGGGGAGACTCCCATGAGTACCGCCTCTGCCAGTTGCCA GACTGCCCCCCAGGAGCTGTGCCCTTCCGAGACCTACAGTGTGCCCTGTACAATGGCCGCCCTGTCCTGGGTACCCAGAAGACCTACCAGTGGGTGCCCTTCCATGGGG CGCCCAACCAGTGTGACCTCAACTGCCTGGCTGAGGGGCACGCCTTCTACCACAGCTTCGGCCGCGTCCTGGATGGCACTGCCTGCAGCCCGGGTGCCCAGGGGGTCTGCGTGGCTGGACGCTGCCTT AGCCCCGGCTGTGATGGGTTGCTGGGCTCGGGTGCCCTGGAGGACCGCTGCGGCCGCTGTGGAGGCGCCAACGACTCGTGCCTTTTCGTGCAGCGCGTGTTTCGTGACGCCG GTGCCTTCGCTGGGTACTGGAACGTGACCCTGATCCCCGAGGGCGCCAGACACATCCGCGTGGCGCACCGGAGTCGCAACCACCTGG CGCTGATGGGGGGCGATGGGCGCTACGTGCTTAACGGGGACTGGGCAGTCAGCCCGCCAGGGACCTATGAGGCGGCTGGCACCCATGTGGTCTACACCCGCGACACAGGGCCCCAGGAGACATTGCAAGCAGCCGGGCCCACCTCCCACAACCTGCTCCTACAG GTCCTCCTGCAGGAGCCCAACCCCGGCATCGAGTTTGAGTTCTGGCTCCCTCAGGAGCGCTACAGCCCCTTCCAGGCTCGGGTGCAGGCCCTGGGCTGGCCCCTGCGGCAGCCGcagccctgggaggtggagcctcaGCTCCCCGCAGCCCCTGCTGTCATCCCTGCACGGACCCCAACCCTGGCCCCAG ACCCCTGCCCACCCTGCCCTGACACCCGAGGCCGCGCCCACCGACTGCTCCACTATTGCGGCAGTGACTTTG TGTTCCAGGCCCGAGTGCTGGGCCGCCACCGCCAGGCCCAGGAGACCCGCTACGAGGTACGCATACAGCTGGTCTACAAGAACCGCTCGCCACTGCGGGCCCGCGAGTACGTGTGGGCACCAGGCCACTGCCCCTGCCCGATGCTGGCACCCCACCGGGACTACCTGCTGGCTGTCCAGCGCCTCGTGAGCCACAACGGCACACAGGACCGGCTGCTGCTGCCCCATGCCGGCTACGCCCGGCCCTGGAGCCCCGCGGAGGACAGCCGCGTACGCCTGACTGCCCGACGCTGTCCTATCTGA
- the ADAMTSL5 gene encoding ADAMTS-like protein 5 isoform X3, with amino-acid sequence MGKLRPGRVEWLASGHTERPRLFQNLLLLLWALLNCGLGVSAQGPGEWTPWVSWTRCSSSCGRGISVRSRRCLRLPGEDPCWGDSHEYRLCQLPDCPPGAVPFRDLQCALYNGRPVLGTQKTYQWVPFHGAPNQCDLNCLAEGHAFYHSFGRVLDGTACSPGAQGVCVAGRCLSPGCDGLLGSGALEDRCGRCGGANDSCLFVQRVFRDAGAFAGYWNVTLIPEGARHIRVAHRSRNHLALMGGDGRYVLNGDWAVSPPGTYEAAGTHVVYTRDTGPQETLQAAGPTSHNLLLQVLLQEPNPGIEFEFWLPQERYSPFQARVQALGWPLRQPQPWEVEPQLPAAPAVIPARTPTLAPGPSAGPPPPGPGDPLRGTHTAGLQEPLATAGPRVRVGTRPLPLPDAGTPPGLPAGCPAPREPQRHTGPAAAAPCRLRPALEPRGGQPRTPDCPTLSYLSPRRSPGHTQQERYI; translated from the exons atgggaaaactgaggcctgggagAGTGGAGTGGCTGGCCTCAGGCCACACGGAAAG GCCCCGCCTCTTCCAGAACCTCCTGCTCCTCCTGTGGGCCCTGCTGAACTGCGGTTTGGGGGTCAGTGCTCAG GGTCCGGGTGAGTGGACCCCATGGGTGTCCTGGACCCGCTGCTCCAGCTCCTGCGGGCGTGGCATCTCCGTGCGCAGCCGGCGCTGCCTCCG GCTTCCTGGGGAAGACCCGTGCTGGGGAGACTCCCATGAGTACCGCCTCTGCCAGTTGCCA GACTGCCCCCCAGGAGCTGTGCCCTTCCGAGACCTACAGTGTGCCCTGTACAATGGCCGCCCTGTCCTGGGTACCCAGAAGACCTACCAGTGGGTGCCCTTCCATGGGG CGCCCAACCAGTGTGACCTCAACTGCCTGGCTGAGGGGCACGCCTTCTACCACAGCTTCGGCCGCGTCCTGGATGGCACTGCCTGCAGCCCGGGTGCCCAGGGGGTCTGCGTGGCTGGACGCTGCCTT AGCCCCGGCTGTGATGGGTTGCTGGGCTCGGGTGCCCTGGAGGACCGCTGCGGCCGCTGTGGAGGCGCCAACGACTCGTGCCTTTTCGTGCAGCGCGTGTTTCGTGACGCCG GTGCCTTCGCTGGGTACTGGAACGTGACCCTGATCCCCGAGGGCGCCAGACACATCCGCGTGGCGCACCGGAGTCGCAACCACCTGG CGCTGATGGGGGGCGATGGGCGCTACGTGCTTAACGGGGACTGGGCAGTCAGCCCGCCAGGGACCTATGAGGCGGCTGGCACCCATGTGGTCTACACCCGCGACACAGGGCCCCAGGAGACATTGCAAGCAGCCGGGCCCACCTCCCACAACCTGCTCCTACAG GTCCTCCTGCAGGAGCCCAACCCCGGCATCGAGTTTGAGTTCTGGCTCCCTCAGGAGCGCTACAGCCCCTTCCAGGCTCGGGTGCAGGCCCTGGGCTGGCCCCTGCGGCAGCCGcagccctgggaggtggagcctcaGCTCCCCGCAGCCCCTGCTGTCATCCCTGCACGGACCCCAACCCTGGCCCCAG GCCCGAGTGCTGGGCCGCCACCGCCAGGCCCAGGAGACCCGCTACGAGGTACGCATACAGCTGGTCTACAAGAACCGCTCGCCACTGCGGGCCCGCGAGTACGTGTGGGCACCAGGCCACTGCCCCTGCCCGATGCTGGCACCCCACCGGGACTACCTGCTGGCTGTCCAGCGCCTCGTGAGCCACAACGGCACACAGGACCGGCTGCTGCTGCCCCATGCCGGCTACGCCCGGCCCTGGAGCCCCGCGGAGGACAGCCGCGTACGCCTGACTGCCCGACGCTGTCCTATCTGAGCCCCCGCAGGAGCCCTGGCCACACACAGCAAGAAAGATACATCTGA